A portion of the Lolium rigidum isolate FL_2022 chromosome 1, APGP_CSIRO_Lrig_0.1, whole genome shotgun sequence genome contains these proteins:
- the LOC124681268 gene encoding histone-lysine N-methyltransferase SUVR4-like isoform X2, with the protein MSSNKERGLKAWNAMKALGFTKTKVGKVVKRLFKLFDDNWEPIEEDNYRILIDAMLEDASNEPMPATTSQGVDEDPVALSHRGTNEDSGPHSSTWARQEYQHPHSSASASRYDVDVSDNESSLIKRPRMSSADRVHGRALQPASQAIMALPAVHQSGGHGEPSARVTRSKDKDLLLESPQGVLLLEESKPESEFDVRAASVDKRLNIGEYGAALSKVQSNGGSSQEEAVAPFVKPLACQRAANGIVFPGSSAPESSGPSFQNWVVPYESELPSEQRPLHDVADISKGEERVRIPIKNDFTDESCPPLFYYIRKNLVFQSAYVNTSLARIGGDNCCAGCSGNCLLAPFPCACARSTADDFAYTPEGLLRTSFIDECIAVNQFPEKHNKFYCEACPIERYKTEASPDPCKGHLARRFIKECWSKCGCDMQCGNRVVQRGITCNLQVFFTSEGKGWGLRTQDGLPKGAFICEYVGEILTSSELHGRIVENAKNGKHLHQLLLDASWGPEGAPRDEEALCIDPTFYGNVGRFVNHRCHDANLVLIPVEVETPDHRYYHLALFTAKKVEASEELTWDYGIDFDATDSTDRAFRCMCGSQYCRDRKNSRKRARAAASRN; encoded by the exons ATGAGTTCCAACAAGGAGAGGGGCCTTAAGGCCTGGAATGCCATGAAGGCTCTCGGCTTCACCAAGACGAAGGTCGGCAAGGTTGTCAAGCGCCTCTTCAAGCTCTTTGACGACAACTGGGAACCAATTGAGGAGGACAACTACCGCATCCTCATCGATGCCATGCTCGAGGACGCAAGCAACGAACcgatgcccgcaacaacctctcAG GGGGTGGATGAGGATCCGGTTGCTCTCTCGCATCGGGGGACGAATGAGGATTCTGGGCCTCACAGCTCAACATGGGccaggcaagagtaccaacaccctcACTCTTCTGCTTCTGCTAGTCGGTATGACGTAGATGTCAGTGACAATGAAAGCTCCCTCATCAAGAGACCCAGAATGAGCTCGGCTGATCGTGTTCATGGACGGGCGCTGCAACCCGCCAGTCAAGCAATTATGGCTTTGCCAGCAGTGCACCAATCTGGTGGCCATGGAGAACCTTCTGCTCGTGTCACCCGCAGTAAGGATAAAGATTTGCTGCTTGAAAGTCCCCAAGGTGTTCTCCTCTTAGAAGAGTCCAAGCCTGAATCTGAATTTGATGTTCGAGCTGCTTCTGTTGACAAGCGTCTCAACATCGGAG AGTATGGTGCTGCGCTTTCTAAAGTTCAAAGCAATGGTGGCAGCTCGCAAGAAGAGGCTGTGGCTCCTTTTGTGAAGCCGCTTGCGTGTCAGCGTGCTGCTAATGGTATTGTTTTCCCAGGATCATCAGCACCTGAATCCTCAGGACCCAGCTTTCAGAATTGGGTTGTTCCTTATGAGTCCGAGTTACCTTCTGAACAAAGGCCACTCCATGACGTTGCTGACATTTCAAAGGGAGAAGAACGGGTTAGAATACCCATAAAAAATGACTTCACTGATGAGAGCTGCCCGCCATTGTTTTACTACATCAGAAAGAATCTCGTCTTCCAAAGTGCTTATGTCAACACCTCACTTGCACGGATTGGTGGTGATAATTGCTGTGCAGGTTGTTCAGGCAACTGCTTATTAGCACCATTTCCATGTGCCTGTGCAAGATCAACTGCAGATGACTTTGCATATACACCGGAGGGCCTGCTTAGGACATCATTCATTGACGAGTGTATTGCTGTTAATCAGTTCCCAGAAAAACATAACAAGTTCTACTGTGAAGCTTGCCCTATTGAAAGATACAAGACTGAGGCCTCACCAGATCCATGCAAAGGTCATCTTGCCAGAAGATTCATTAAAGAGTGCTGGAGTAAATGTGGCTGTGATATGCAATGCGGAAACCGTGTGGTTCAGCGGGGGATAACATGCAATCTGCAG GTGTTTTTCACAAGTGAAGGGAAGGGCTGGGGGCTACGCACACAGGATGGGCTGCCGAAAGGGGCTTTCATCTGCGAGTATGTTGGAGAGATACTAACAAGTTCTGAGCTACATGGAAGAATCGTTGAGAACGCCAAAAATGGCAAGCATTTGCATCAACTGCTCCTTGACGCAAGTTGGGGTCCTGAAGGGGCACCAAGAGATGAGGAAGCTCTATGCATCGACCCGACATTTTATGGAAATGTTGGGCGATTTGTCAACCACAG atgccatgatgcaaattTAGTTCTCATCCCGGTTGAAGTTGAGACTCCTGATCATCGCTATTATCAT CTTGCATTGTTCACCGCCAAGAAAGTCGAGGCTTCTGAGGAGTTAACATGG GACTATGGCATCGACTTTGATGCTACTGATAGCACCGATCGGGCATTCCGTTGCATGTGTGGAAGTCAGTACTGCCGCGATCGTAAGAATTCAA GGAAGAGGGCCAGAGCAGCTGCAAGTCGGAACTAG
- the LOC124681268 gene encoding histone-lysine N-methyltransferase SUVR4-like isoform X3, with protein sequence MSSNKERGLKAWNAMKALGFTKTKVGKVVKRLFKLFDDNWEPIEEDNYRILIDAMLEDASNEPMPATTSQGVDEDPVALSHRGTNEDSGPHSSTWARQEYQHPHSSASASRYDVDVSDNESSLIKRPRMSSADRVHGRALQPASQAIMALPAVHQSGGHGEPSARVTRSKDKDLLLESPQGVLLLEESKPESEFDVRAASVDKRLNIGGSSAPESSGPSFQNWVVPYESELPSEQRPLHDVADISKGEERVRIPIKNDFTDESCPPLFYYIRKNLVFQSAYVNTSLARIGGDNCCAGCSGNCLLAPFPCACARSTADDFAYTPEGLLRTSFIDECIAVNQFPEKHNKFYCEACPIERYKTEASPDPCKGHLARRFIKECWSKCGCDMQCGNRVVQRGITCNLQVFFTSEGKGWGLRTQDGLPKGAFICEYVGEILTSSELHGRIVENAKNGKHLHQLLLDASWGPEGAPRDEEALCIDPTFYGNVGRFVNHRCHDANLVLIPVEVETPDHRYYHLALFTAKKVEASEELTWDYGIDFDATDSTDRAFRCMCGSQYCRDRKNSRKRARAAASRN encoded by the exons ATGAGTTCCAACAAGGAGAGGGGCCTTAAGGCCTGGAATGCCATGAAGGCTCTCGGCTTCACCAAGACGAAGGTCGGCAAGGTTGTCAAGCGCCTCTTCAAGCTCTTTGACGACAACTGGGAACCAATTGAGGAGGACAACTACCGCATCCTCATCGATGCCATGCTCGAGGACGCAAGCAACGAACcgatgcccgcaacaacctctcAG GGGGTGGATGAGGATCCGGTTGCTCTCTCGCATCGGGGGACGAATGAGGATTCTGGGCCTCACAGCTCAACATGGGccaggcaagagtaccaacaccctcACTCTTCTGCTTCTGCTAGTCGGTATGACGTAGATGTCAGTGACAATGAAAGCTCCCTCATCAAGAGACCCAGAATGAGCTCGGCTGATCGTGTTCATGGACGGGCGCTGCAACCCGCCAGTCAAGCAATTATGGCTTTGCCAGCAGTGCACCAATCTGGTGGCCATGGAGAACCTTCTGCTCGTGTCACCCGCAGTAAGGATAAAGATTTGCTGCTTGAAAGTCCCCAAGGTGTTCTCCTCTTAGAAGAGTCCAAGCCTGAATCTGAATTTGATGTTCGAGCTGCTTCTGTTGACAAGCGTCTCAACATCGGAG GATCATCAGCACCTGAATCCTCAGGACCCAGCTTTCAGAATTGGGTTGTTCCTTATGAGTCCGAGTTACCTTCTGAACAAAGGCCACTCCATGACGTTGCTGACATTTCAAAGGGAGAAGAACGGGTTAGAATACCCATAAAAAATGACTTCACTGATGAGAGCTGCCCGCCATTGTTTTACTACATCAGAAAGAATCTCGTCTTCCAAAGTGCTTATGTCAACACCTCACTTGCACGGATTGGTGGTGATAATTGCTGTGCAGGTTGTTCAGGCAACTGCTTATTAGCACCATTTCCATGTGCCTGTGCAAGATCAACTGCAGATGACTTTGCATATACACCGGAGGGCCTGCTTAGGACATCATTCATTGACGAGTGTATTGCTGTTAATCAGTTCCCAGAAAAACATAACAAGTTCTACTGTGAAGCTTGCCCTATTGAAAGATACAAGACTGAGGCCTCACCAGATCCATGCAAAGGTCATCTTGCCAGAAGATTCATTAAAGAGTGCTGGAGTAAATGTGGCTGTGATATGCAATGCGGAAACCGTGTGGTTCAGCGGGGGATAACATGCAATCTGCAG GTGTTTTTCACAAGTGAAGGGAAGGGCTGGGGGCTACGCACACAGGATGGGCTGCCGAAAGGGGCTTTCATCTGCGAGTATGTTGGAGAGATACTAACAAGTTCTGAGCTACATGGAAGAATCGTTGAGAACGCCAAAAATGGCAAGCATTTGCATCAACTGCTCCTTGACGCAAGTTGGGGTCCTGAAGGGGCACCAAGAGATGAGGAAGCTCTATGCATCGACCCGACATTTTATGGAAATGTTGGGCGATTTGTCAACCACAG atgccatgatgcaaattTAGTTCTCATCCCGGTTGAAGTTGAGACTCCTGATCATCGCTATTATCAT CTTGCATTGTTCACCGCCAAGAAAGTCGAGGCTTCTGAGGAGTTAACATGG GACTATGGCATCGACTTTGATGCTACTGATAGCACCGATCGGGCATTCCGTTGCATGTGTGGAAGTCAGTACTGCCGCGATCGTAAGAATTCAA GGAAGAGGGCCAGAGCAGCTGCAAGTCGGAACTAG
- the LOC124681268 gene encoding probable inactive histone-lysine N-methyltransferase SUVR2 isoform X1 → MSSNKERGLKAWNAMKALGFTKTKVGKVVKRLFKLFDDNWEPIEEDNYRILIDAMLEDASNEPMPATTSQGVDEDPVALSHRGTNEDSGPHSSTWARQEYQHPHSSASASRYDVDVSDNESSLIKRPRMSSADRVHGRALQPASQAIMALPAVHQSGGHGEPSARVTRSKDKDLLLESPQGVLLLEESKPESEFDVRAASVDKRLNIGGGKNMLIKYGKTRDMLTSGADARVSIVNHNQNLDSSQHAVKNGVGSTVQNNNQQEPSVEFDVASSTMGEVKMSLKCKFDPSEVCINLDEVFKMIEDRCLRSYKTLPPDFSIGKMMNEVCQHVAEYGAALSKVQSNGGSSQEEAVAPFVKPLACQRAANGIVFPGSSAPESSGPSFQNWVVPYESELPSEQRPLHDVADISKGEERVRIPIKNDFTDESCPPLFYYIRKNLVFQSAYVNTSLARIGGDNCCAGCSGNCLLAPFPCACARSTADDFAYTPEGLLRTSFIDECIAVNQFPEKHNKFYCEACPIERYKTEASPDPCKGHLARRFIKECWSKCGCDMQCGNRVVQRGITCNLQVFFTSEGKGWGLRTQDGLPKGAFICEYVGEILTSSELHGRIVENAKNGKHLHQLLLDASWGPEGAPRDEEALCIDPTFYGNVGRFVNHRCHDANLVLIPVEVETPDHRYYHLALFTAKKVEASEELTWDYGIDFDATDSTDRAFRCMCGSQYCRDRKNSRKRARAAASRN, encoded by the exons ATGAGTTCCAACAAGGAGAGGGGCCTTAAGGCCTGGAATGCCATGAAGGCTCTCGGCTTCACCAAGACGAAGGTCGGCAAGGTTGTCAAGCGCCTCTTCAAGCTCTTTGACGACAACTGGGAACCAATTGAGGAGGACAACTACCGCATCCTCATCGATGCCATGCTCGAGGACGCAAGCAACGAACcgatgcccgcaacaacctctcAG GGGGTGGATGAGGATCCGGTTGCTCTCTCGCATCGGGGGACGAATGAGGATTCTGGGCCTCACAGCTCAACATGGGccaggcaagagtaccaacaccctcACTCTTCTGCTTCTGCTAGTCGGTATGACGTAGATGTCAGTGACAATGAAAGCTCCCTCATCAAGAGACCCAGAATGAGCTCGGCTGATCGTGTTCATGGACGGGCGCTGCAACCCGCCAGTCAAGCAATTATGGCTTTGCCAGCAGTGCACCAATCTGGTGGCCATGGAGAACCTTCTGCTCGTGTCACCCGCAGTAAGGATAAAGATTTGCTGCTTGAAAGTCCCCAAGGTGTTCTCCTCTTAGAAGAGTCCAAGCCTGAATCTGAATTTGATGTTCGAGCTGCTTCTGTTGACAAGCGTCTCAACATCGGAG GTGGGAAGAACATGCTAATTAAATATGGTAAAACAAGGGACATGTTGACTTCTGGCGCTGATGCTAGAGTTAGCATAGTTAACCACAATCAAAATCTGGACAGCAGCCAACATGCCGTCAAGAATGGGGTGGGATCTACTGTTCAAAATAATAATCAGCAGGAACCTTCTGTCGAATTTGATGTAGCTTCATCCACTATGGGTGAGGTGAAGATGTCATTGAAATGCAAGTTTGACCCTTCAGAGGTCTGCATTAATTTGGACGAGGTCTTCAAAATGATCGAGGATAGATGTCTCCGCTCATATAAGACCCTTCCTCCTGATTTTTCAATTGGCAAAATGATGAATGAGGTATGCCAACATGTTGCAGAGTATGGTGCTGCGCTTTCTAAAGTTCAAAGCAATGGTGGCAGCTCGCAAGAAGAGGCTGTGGCTCCTTTTGTGAAGCCGCTTGCGTGTCAGCGTGCTGCTAATGGTATTGTTTTCCCAGGATCATCAGCACCTGAATCCTCAGGACCCAGCTTTCAGAATTGGGTTGTTCCTTATGAGTCCGAGTTACCTTCTGAACAAAGGCCACTCCATGACGTTGCTGACATTTCAAAGGGAGAAGAACGGGTTAGAATACCCATAAAAAATGACTTCACTGATGAGAGCTGCCCGCCATTGTTTTACTACATCAGAAAGAATCTCGTCTTCCAAAGTGCTTATGTCAACACCTCACTTGCACGGATTGGTGGTGATAATTGCTGTGCAGGTTGTTCAGGCAACTGCTTATTAGCACCATTTCCATGTGCCTGTGCAAGATCAACTGCAGATGACTTTGCATATACACCGGAGGGCCTGCTTAGGACATCATTCATTGACGAGTGTATTGCTGTTAATCAGTTCCCAGAAAAACATAACAAGTTCTACTGTGAAGCTTGCCCTATTGAAAGATACAAGACTGAGGCCTCACCAGATCCATGCAAAGGTCATCTTGCCAGAAGATTCATTAAAGAGTGCTGGAGTAAATGTGGCTGTGATATGCAATGCGGAAACCGTGTGGTTCAGCGGGGGATAACATGCAATCTGCAG GTGTTTTTCACAAGTGAAGGGAAGGGCTGGGGGCTACGCACACAGGATGGGCTGCCGAAAGGGGCTTTCATCTGCGAGTATGTTGGAGAGATACTAACAAGTTCTGAGCTACATGGAAGAATCGTTGAGAACGCCAAAAATGGCAAGCATTTGCATCAACTGCTCCTTGACGCAAGTTGGGGTCCTGAAGGGGCACCAAGAGATGAGGAAGCTCTATGCATCGACCCGACATTTTATGGAAATGTTGGGCGATTTGTCAACCACAG atgccatgatgcaaattTAGTTCTCATCCCGGTTGAAGTTGAGACTCCTGATCATCGCTATTATCAT CTTGCATTGTTCACCGCCAAGAAAGTCGAGGCTTCTGAGGAGTTAACATGG GACTATGGCATCGACTTTGATGCTACTGATAGCACCGATCGGGCATTCCGTTGCATGTGTGGAAGTCAGTACTGCCGCGATCGTAAGAATTCAA GGAAGAGGGCCAGAGCAGCTGCAAGTCGGAACTAG
- the LOC124651006 gene encoding mitochondrial import receptor subunit TOM9-2-like — MASSSSAVSKRGGGGDSGGVLAAISRSAVAQHGRDAAAVAGKLLRSTGKAAWIAGTTFLVLVVPLIIEMDREQQMVDLDLQQQALLGAPPTPSLAK; from the coding sequence ATGGCGTCGTCCTCCTCTGCTGTGAgcaagcgcggcggcggcggcgactcggGAGGCGTGCTGGCCGCGATCTCGCGGTCGGCGGTGGCGCAGCACGggcgcgacgcggcggcggtggcgggcaaGCTGCTGCGGAGCACGGGCAAGGCGGCGTGGATCGCCGGGACCACCTTCCTGGTGCTGGTGGTGCCGCTCATCATCGAGATGGACCGCGAGCAGCAGATGGTCGACCTCGACCTCCAGCAGCAGGCGCTCCTCGGCGCGCCGCCCACGCCGTCCCTCGCCAAATAA
- the LOC124665498 gene encoding nuclear transport factor 2-like, translated as MASAAAAAANQVGTYFLRNYYNLLQQNPDVVHQFYNEASTMIRVDDVTGISTTANSMMDIHSLIMSLNFTQIEIKTANFTNSWGDGVIVMVSGLVQTKEYINQRKFIQTFFLAPQEKGYFVLNDYFHFVDQEQVQPAQGIPQETFEANLASTVQTSPEYIHEEESQTTQYAVPMPSEENDAVDNYAYSEPPQQVVSHSDNWGDEPLPEEPVSSFSNGMAVAPEEPVQQLPVQAPHVEEPVGEPVKKTYASILRSAKAPPPVPVAQAVPVNKPRPATESNQAAPVMTSSMAADKPKSDYYGEAHEEEESRSVYVGNVPSNVLEADLENEFKKFGQLIPEGVAIRSRKETGGYYAFVEFEELSGVHNALRASPLEINGRQIYVEERKPNSGIRGGRRGGRGGRFGGGGGGARGYARGDEYNNNSSRGRSNGYQRAPHGERGILGARN; from the exons atggcttcggcggcggcggcggcggcgaatcaA GTGGGGACGTACTTCCTCCGCAACTACTACAACCTGCTGCAGCAGAACCCCGATGTCGTCCACCAGTTCTACAACGAGGCCAGCACCATGATCCGCGTCGACGACGTCACCGGAATCAGCACCACCGCCAACTCTATGATG GACATTCACTCCCTCATTATGTCCCTCAATTTCACCCAAATCGAGATTAAAACTGCCAACTTTACCAACTCATGGGGAGATGGGGTCATTGTTATGGTCTCTGGTCTTGTACAGACCAAAGAGTACATCAACCAAAGGAAATTTATCCAGACGTTTTTCCTTGCACCTCAGGAGAAAGGTTACTTTGTTCTCAATGATTATTTCCACTTTGTTGACCAAGAACAAGTGCAACCTGCACAGGGGATTCCCCAGGAAACCTTTGAGGCCAACTTGGCATCGACTGTCCAGACCA GTCCAGAGTACATTCATGAAGAAGAAAGTCAAACAACACAATATGCTGTTCCAATGCCATCTGAAGAAAATGATGCCGTTGACAACTATGCTTACTCTGAGCCACCACAGCAAGTCGTTTCTCATTCGGACAACTGGGGAGATGAACCTCTTCCAGAGGAACCAGTTTCTTCCTTTTCAAATGGAATGGCGGTGGCACCAGAAGAGCCAGTGCAACAACTACCTGTGCAGGCTCCTcacgttgaggaacctgttggGGAGCCCGTAAAGAAGACCTATGCTTCCATT CTAAGAAGCGCGAAAGCCCCACCTCCGGTCCCTGTGGCCCAGGCTGTACCTGTGAACAAACCTCGCCCTGCAACCGAGTCAAACCAGGCAGCACCGGTTATGACTTCATCGATGGCAGCAGATAAGCCCAAATCTGATTACTATGGGGAAGCCCATGAGGAAGAAG AGAGCAGATCTGTTTATGTCGGGAATGTACCATCAAATGTATTGGAGGCTGATCTTGAGAATGAGTTCAAGAAGTTTGGCCAGCTCATTCCTGAAGGCGTTGCTATTAGAAGCCGCAAG GAAACTGGTGGCTACTATGCTTTTGTGGAATTCGAGGAACTCAGTGGTGTCCACAATGCATTACGG GCTTCACCACTTGAAATAAATGGGCGGCAGATATATGTGGAGGAGCGGAAGCCTAACAGTGGAATAAGAGGAGGAA GAAGGGGTGGCAGAGGAGGTCGctttggtggcggcggtggaggtgcccGAGGATATGCCAGAGGCGACGAGTACAACAACAACAGTAGCCGTGGGAGGTCGAACGGCTACCAGCGTGCCCCTCACGGCGAGAGGGGCATACTAGGGGCGAGGAACTGA